In the Parasphingorhabdus halotolerans genome, GAAAACTGTCGCAAATTTGAGAAAGTGGCCTATTCTCGATTTGTGAAAGCTCCAAATCTTCCCAAACCACTCGCCGATTGGTTCGCAACGCGTGGATGGACGGTGCGCCGGCATCAACTGGAGATGCTGGAAGCAAGCGCGGCTGGACGCCATGCCTTGCTCACTGCGCCGACGGGTGCTGGTAAAACATTGGCCGGGTTTTTGCCGACATTGGTGGATCTCATTGGGCAACCCGAGAGCGATACTCTCCATACCCTTTACATCTCCCCGCTCAAGGCATTGGCCGTGGACGTCCAGCGCAACCTGCTTTCACCTATCGAGGAAATGCGACTGCCGATAAAGGTTGAAACGCGCAGCGGCGACACACCGGCCAATCGCAAAGCCAGACAGCGCATTAAGCCGCCACATATTCTTCTGACCACACCGGAGTCGCTCAACCTGTTGCTCAGCCAGGAAGATAGCTTCACGCTGTTCGCGAATCTCAAACGTGTGATCATTGACGAAGTCCATGCCTTTGCAACCGGCAAGCGTGGCGATTTGCTTGCTCTCTCCATTGCACGACTTCAGAGAATCGCTCCAAACCTGCAGCGCGCCGCGCTTTCTGCAACCGTCGCTGACCCCGATGATTATCGCGCCTGGCTCGCGCCTTATGGGGATATCGACACAGTCACCCATGTATTGGGTGATGAAGGCGCACCGGCTGATATCAGAATCATGATCCCCGAAACACCCGACGGTGACCCGGTCCGTGTGCCCTGGGCTGGGCATGCCGGCGTCTATGCCGTGGCGCAGGTGATGGAGCAGATCAAGTCCAACCGGATGACCCTGATCTTTTGTAACACGCGCTTTCTGGCGGAGTTTACTTTCCAAAAGCTTTGGGAGATCAACGAGGAAACCCTGCCTATCGGTATCCACCACGGCAGCCTCTCCAAGGAAGCGCGCCGGAAGATTGAGAACGCCATGGCCAAAGGGCAAATGCGCGCGCTGGTTTGTACGGCGTCATTAGATCTTGGCGTTGACTGGGGGATATCGATTGCGTTATCCAGATGGGGGCTCCAAAAGGTTCCTCACGACTCTTGCAGCGCATTGGTCGTGCTAACCACCGGCTGGATGTCTCGTCCAAAGCGCTTCTCGTACCGGGAAACCGGTTTGAATATCTTGAGGCACAAGCAGCGCTTGATGCCGTCAATGAAGGCCGCCGGGACGGCGAACCGTTTCGTGCGGGCGGGCTTGATGTGCTCGCTCAGCACGTGATGACCTGCGCTTGTGCTGCTCCGTTTCAGGAAGATGAACTGCTCGACGAGCTGCATTCTGCGTTGCCTTACAGTGCGCTCTCCAAAGAACAATTTGACCGTGTGCTCGGGTTTTCCCGTGATGGCGGCTATGCGTTGAAGGCCTACGATAAATTCAAGCGCTTGCGCCGCGATGCAAAAGGCGTTTGGACACTGACTCACCCAAAATTCGCGACTCAGCATCGCCTCAACGCCGGCATCATCGTCGACTCTGCGATGTTATCAGTGCGCTTCAAAAACGGCCGCAATCTTGGTAAAGTGGAGGAGAGTTTTGCCGCGATGCTGACCCCAGGCGATACGTTTTTCTTCGCCGGTATGAGCCTGGAAGTGCTCAAGCTCGAAACTGCCGATGTGCTGGTTCGCGCGTCGAAAAAAGCCGCCATGATACCAAGTTATATGGGCGCACGTTTGCCACTTACCACTCATTTGTCGGACCGAGTGCGCGGTTTTCTGACCGATCGGGCGGGATGGGCGCGCTTTCCTGATGATGTCCGCGAATGGCTGGAAGTGCAGGATTATCGTTCGATCATGCCTGAGCCCGGACAACTATTGGTTGAGACGTTCCCGCACCGAAATTTGCATTATATGGTCGCCTATCCGTTCGAAGGCTGGAATGCGCACCAGTCGCTCGGCATGTTGCTCACCCGGCGGATGGAAACACAGGGCTTGGGACCTATTGGCTTTGTCGCTAATGATTATGCGCTGGCCTGTTATTCTATTGAACCGGTAACTCACCCGGCTCCTTTGTTCAGCGCCGATATATTGACCGACGAATTTATCGACTGGGTCGAAGGCTCCTATCTGCTTAAACGTGCCTTTCGTGAAGTGGCTGTAATAAGCGGCCTGGTTGACCGGCAACATCCCGGCAAACGCAAAACTGGCAAACAAGTTACCTTTTCCACGGATCTTATATTTGACGTGCTGCGCAAATATGAACCCGATCATTTGCTCATGGAGGCAGCTTGGGCCGACGCCCGCACCAAGCTGACCGATGTCGAGCGTTTGGGCAACCTGATGGACCGGGCCGTCGATTCGATGATCCATGTTGAACTGGAGCGCGTCAGCCCACTCGCTGTTCCGGTGTTGGTGATGATCGGGCATGAGCATGTGGCGCGCGGCGCGACTGATGACAAACTGCTGATCGAAGCAGAGGGCCTGATTAATGAGGCGATGATGATGGACTAGCGAGCATATATTGATCGCAAGGTAATTGCTGCGGCCGTCTAATTAGCGTAACCCTATTATATGTCGCTTTTCAATTCCCTTTTAGGTCCAATTCTTGCCGCACAAGCGATACCGGCATCTACCGCGATGCCTGAAGAGATTGCGCCCGAAGCGATTTTAGCGGACTCTCTACCCGGGGGATTTATCAGACCCGACGCCGAGCAAATTGATATTGCCGAAGACAGGCTGGAACGGATGACCGTGCCGGTGAATATCGAGGGTATGGGGCCGTTCGAGTTCATTATCGATACCGCTTCGCAGCGGACAATATTGTCGACGGAAATTGCAGGCAGTCTGGAGCTTGAGATCGAGGACCAGGTCAACATAATCGCATTGTCTGGTAGCACGACCGTAAAAACCGTTTATGTGCCGCAGCTTACTTTGGGTACAAAATCCTATGGCGGCCTTATTTCACCGACGTTTCGGGCGAGCAACATTGGCGCAGATGGAGTGCTCGGCCTCGACAGTTTGCAAGGTCAGCGCATATTATTCGATTTTGTTGGTCGCAAAATTGCGGTCGAGGATACAAAGGAAAAACTGACAAGCCGTTCCCGGCGAGAGATTGTCGTCACCGCAAAGAGGCGCTCGGGTCAGTTGATTTTCACCGAAGCGACCATCGGAGGCATCAAAGTCAGTGTGATTATCGATACCGGCGGAGAGATTTCCATTGGCAATAAGGCTCTGCAGCGGCGACTGCGAATGCGATCTTCCTCGCTCGAGCAGACAAATCTCGTTGATGTAACCGGAAAATCGTTTCCGGCCGATTATGGCTTAGCGGCAGAACTGCTTATCGGGAGAGCGCGTTTCGGTGTCATTCCAATCGCATTTGCCGATATTGCGCCGTTTAGGGCGCTCAAGCTCGACAAAAAACCAGCAATGTTTCTCGGCATGAATGCGCTACGCAACTTTGACCGCGTCGCGATAGATTTTGCTAACCGGAAAATCTATTTTTTGCTT is a window encoding:
- a CDS encoding retroviral-like aspartic protease family protein — its product is MSLFNSLLGPILAAQAIPASTAMPEEIAPEAILADSLPGGFIRPDAEQIDIAEDRLERMTVPVNIEGMGPFEFIIDTASQRTILSTEIAGSLELEIEDQVNIIALSGSTTVKTVYVPQLTLGTKSYGGLISPTFRASNIGADGVLGLDSLQGQRILFDFVGRKIAVEDTKEKLTSRSRREIVVTAKRRSGQLIFTEATIGGIKVSVIIDTGGEISIGNKALQRRLRMRSSSLEQTNLVDVTGKSFPADYGLAAELLIGRARFGVIPIAFADIAPFRALKLDKKPAMFLGMNALRNFDRVAIDFANRKIYFLLPDGA